The proteins below come from a single Hippocampus zosterae strain Florida chromosome 5, ASM2543408v3, whole genome shotgun sequence genomic window:
- the nek10 gene encoding serine/threonine-protein kinase Nek10 isoform X1 — MYDNGGGMTQTSLKMSKQVKKDSRGDPQALKSTGIHSGTSCNLRRLQALLAKSSPKQEQVLGQSKAGGSRFHSPHPPKDSYGEASELEKFSMTYGELICFNSHPFQKAFANILTLLVNNRLCSDWMELAPLDWALRVLLCLRLLIRDPHYQKMFHCLQGVQSLARYMKYVADVYFKCGQPGLAAQSLVTMTYVFQKLSAVDDQRVWVIESGVPRTLAKLLSTTDSSVLLGALTTLTTLAESPECRAEIGEIPIVENLVVILQDYDPSLKWMAAELLRVLSAVPRIRDELRDAEAVPLLLSLLHAPHLKLLWSVAWVLVQLCQDARARAEVRSWGGVHTLLRLLGSDRQFVCDRLPIENLSSGNANSHVHREHTREEVGPCEVAGKAMALQSACCTALTELSLEDSCAHHIVQENGIYILAKLILPQKSGPNASSLQRYAFRALRFLFSVERNRHRFKRLFPTDLYESFIDVGHYMRDLEAYEGLQIKVSQYSEEELESLRESIMAADHNRPALRLINGYAVLDHLGTGAFGSVLKVQKQRSGNMVALKEVNLRNPVFGKDKKSRDGNVEKIIAELTIIKEQMAHPNIVKYYKTFVHDDKLYIVMELIEGVPLLERCNSLKEKKQRFTEEQIWKIFIQMCLALRYLHKDKRIVHRDLTPNNIMLGDEEKVTITDFGLAKQKQENSKLTSVVGTILYSCPEVVKNEPYGEKADIWALGCIVYQMATLEPPFYSNNMLSLANKIVEAIYEPLEDGIYSERLEDMITWCLSPDPERRPDIVAIGSRIANLMMRHMDALYASHFALEKRAERDRKRAQRYFLEGRRSGKSCCRSFPTQKQAFSTPELVHFPPSNMEENLSLDDASDREEAENKDEQGRHYRSKSAACDTPHLPPCGEDLATLRVKAKSGICVSLRNLRQIEDPVHRLLVQLHKVLYITQLPPASRHNVKRRLVERFKKSLFQFGSDPHNLKTELSKLVQASCDLMESGSSSPDWWPMVLPSTGDADEDSGDILREGVTYEQMQAVVEELLDESGYYRDEIGRCASPWRRVAFCVGSE, encoded by the exons ATGTATGATAATGGAGGAGGG ATGACTCAAACAAGTTTAAAAATGTCCAAGCAGGTCAAAAAAGACAGCCGAGGAGACCCGCAAGCCTTGAAATCCACAGGAATCCACAGCGG GACATCATGTAATCTGAGGAGGCTTCAGGCCCTGCTTGCCAAAAGCAGCCCCAAACAAGAG CAGGTGTTGGGTCAAAGCAAAGCAGGCGGCAGCAGATTCCACAGCCCGCaccctcccaaagacagctatgGGGAAGCCTCCGAGCTGGAAAAATTCAG CATGACATATGGAGAGCTGATATGTTTTAACAGCCAcccgttccagaaggcttttGCAAACATTCTCACCTTACTGGTCAACAATCGCCtctgcag TGATTGGATGGAGCTGGCACCGCTCGATTGGGCCCTCAGAGTGCTGCTGTGCCTGCGTTTGCTCATCAGGGACCCTCATTATCAG AAAATGTTCCATTGTCTCCAAGGCGTCCAGTCACTTGccagg TATATGAAGTACGTTGCTGACGTGTACTTTAAATGTGGTCAACCGGGGCTGGCTGCACAATCTTTGGTCACTATGACAT ACGTATTCCAGAAGCTGTCTGCTGTGGACGATCAAAGGGTCTGGGTCATCGAGAGTGGCGTTCCCAGA ACGCTAGCGAAGCTTCTGTCCACCACAGACAGCAGCGTGCTGCTTGGAGCCCTCACGACGCTCACCACCTTGGCTGAAAG TCCAGAGTGCAGAGCTGAGATTGGCGAGATTCCCATTGTGGAGAACCTTGTGGTCATCCTACAGGACTACGACCCGTCGTTAAAGTG GATGGCCGCAGAGCTGCTGAGGGTCCTCTCTGCGGTGCCGCGCATCAGAGACGAGCTGAGGGATGCAGAGGCGGTGCCGTTGCTGCTTAGTCTGTTGCACGCCCCCCACCTCAAATTGCTGTGGAGCGtggcctgggttctggtgcaaCTCTGCCAGGATGCCCGCGCCAGGGCGGAGGTGCGCAGCTGGGGGGGCGTGCACACGCTTCTAAGGCTGCTCGGCAG TGATCGACAGTTTGTCTGCGACCGCTTGCCCATCGAGAACCTGTCGAGCGGCAACGCCAACAGCCACGTCCACAGAGAACATACACGGGAGGAGGTCGGACCTTGCGAGGTTGCCGGCAAGGCCATGGCCCTGCAGTCAG CCTGCTGCACAGCTCTGACTGAGCTCAGCCTGGAAGACTCGTGTGCTCATCACATTGTGCAG GAAAACGGAATCTATATCCTCGCCAAATTGATTTTACCACAAAAATCTGGACCCAACGCGTCATCTTTGCAG CGTTACGCATTCCGAGCACTGCGCTTTCTCTTCAGCGTGGAGAGGAACAGACATCGCTTCAAGAG GCTCTTTCCCACGGACCTTTATGAATCATTTATTGACGTGGGCCATTACATGCGGGACCTGGAGGCCTATGAGGGTCTTCAAATCAAAGTGTCACAGTATTCT GAGGAAGAGTTGGAGAGCCTGCGAGAGAGCATCATGGCTGCGGACCACAACCGGCCTGCGCTCCGGCTGATCAATGGCTACGCCGTACTGGACCACCTTGGCACTGGTGCCTTTGGGAGTGTATTGAAG GTGCAGAAGCAGAGATCTGGGAATATGGTGGCCCTGAAAGAGGTCAACCTCCGCAACCCAGTCTTCGGCAAAGACAAGAAGTCGCGAGACGGTAACGTGGAGAAGATCATCGCGGAGTTGACCATCATCAAAGAACAG ATGGCCCACCCGAACATCGTTAAGTACTACAAGACCTTCGTGCACG ACGACAAGCTGTATATTGTGATGGAACTGATTGAGGGAGTTCCTCTGCTGGAGCGATGCAACtccctgaaggagaagaagcagcGCTTCACTGAGGAACAAATCTGGAAAATCTTCATTCAG ATGTGCCTGGCCCTGCGATACCTCCACAAGGACAAACGCATCGTCCACCGCGACCTTACACCCAACAACATCATGTTGGGCGACGAGGAGAAAGTCACCATCA CCGACTTTGGCCTAGCCAAACAGAAGCAGGAGAACAGTAAGCTGACCTCGGTGGTGGGCACCATCTTGTACTCTTG TCCAGAGGTGGTGAAGAATGAACCATATGGCGAGAAGGCTGACATTTGGGCTCTGGGTTGCATTGTCTATCAGATGGCCACCTTGGAGCCGCCATTTTACAGCAACAACATGCTGTCGCTAGCCAACAAG ATAGTTGAGGCCATCTATGAGCCACTGGAAGATGGAATTTACTCTGAAAGGCTGGAGGACATGATCACATG GTGCTTGAGTCCTGACCCAGAGCGGCGTCCTGACATTGTGGCGATCGGCTCCCGGATTGCCAACCTCATGATGAGGCACATGGACGCTTTGTATGCTTCTCACTTTGCGCTGGAGAAGCGAGCCGAGCGCGACAGGAAACGGGCGCAGAGGTATTTCCTGGAAGGGCGCCGGAGCGGGAAAAGCTGCTGCCGCTCATTCCCGACTCAG AAACAAGCATTCTCAACACCTGAACTTGTGCACTTTCCGCCAAGCAACATGGAAGAGAATCTCAGTTTAG ACGATGCTTCAGATCGTGAAGAAGCAGAGAATAAAGACGAGCAAGGGCGACACTACA GATCAAAATCTGCCGCCTGCGATACACCTCATCTACCTCCATGTGG GGAGGATTTAGCGACACTGAGGGTGAAAGCAAAATCAG GAATCTGCGTCTCCCTGAGGAACCTTCGCCAGATCGAGGACCCAGTCCACAGGTTGTTGGTGCAATTGCACAAGGTGCTCTATATCACTCAG CTTCCTCCAGCCTCACGTCACAATGTCAAGAGGCGGCTTGTAGAAAGATTCAAAAAGTCGCTGTTTCAGTTTGGCAGTGACCCGCACAACCTGAAGACGGAGCTCAGCAAG CTGGTCCAGGCGTCGTGTGATTTAATGGAGTCTGGTTCCAGCAGTCCAGACTGGTGGCCTATGGTGCTTCCCTCCACCGGAGACGCTGATGAAGACTCAG GTGACATTCTGAGAGAAGGAGTCACGTATGAGCAGATGCAG GCCGTGGTCGAGGAACTGCTGGATGAGAGTGGCTACTACCGAGATGAGATTGGCAGGTGCGCTTCACCATGGCGACGAGTTGCTTTCTGTGTGGGCAGCGAGTAG
- the nek10 gene encoding serine/threonine-protein kinase Nek10 isoform X2 gives MTQTSLKMSKQVKKDSRGDPQALKSTGIHSGTSCNLRRLQALLAKSSPKQEQVLGQSKAGGSRFHSPHPPKDSYGEASELEKFSMTYGELICFNSHPFQKAFANILTLLVNNRLCSDWMELAPLDWALRVLLCLRLLIRDPHYQKMFHCLQGVQSLARYMKYVADVYFKCGQPGLAAQSLVTMTYVFQKLSAVDDQRVWVIESGVPRTLAKLLSTTDSSVLLGALTTLTTLAESPECRAEIGEIPIVENLVVILQDYDPSLKWMAAELLRVLSAVPRIRDELRDAEAVPLLLSLLHAPHLKLLWSVAWVLVQLCQDARARAEVRSWGGVHTLLRLLGSDRQFVCDRLPIENLSSGNANSHVHREHTREEVGPCEVAGKAMALQSACCTALTELSLEDSCAHHIVQENGIYILAKLILPQKSGPNASSLQRYAFRALRFLFSVERNRHRFKRLFPTDLYESFIDVGHYMRDLEAYEGLQIKVSQYSEEELESLRESIMAADHNRPALRLINGYAVLDHLGTGAFGSVLKVQKQRSGNMVALKEVNLRNPVFGKDKKSRDGNVEKIIAELTIIKEQMAHPNIVKYYKTFVHDDKLYIVMELIEGVPLLERCNSLKEKKQRFTEEQIWKIFIQMCLALRYLHKDKRIVHRDLTPNNIMLGDEEKVTITDFGLAKQKQENSKLTSVVGTILYSCPEVVKNEPYGEKADIWALGCIVYQMATLEPPFYSNNMLSLANKIVEAIYEPLEDGIYSERLEDMITWCLSPDPERRPDIVAIGSRIANLMMRHMDALYASHFALEKRAERDRKRAQRYFLEGRRSGKSCCRSFPTQKQAFSTPELVHFPPSNMEENLSLDDASDREEAENKDEQGRHYRSKSAACDTPHLPPCGEDLATLRVKAKSGICVSLRNLRQIEDPVHRLLVQLHKVLYITQLPPASRHNVKRRLVERFKKSLFQFGSDPHNLKTELSKLVQASCDLMESGSSSPDWWPMVLPSTGDADEDSGDILREGVTYEQMQAVVEELLDESGYYRDEIGRCASPWRRVAFCVGSE, from the exons ATGACTCAAACAAGTTTAAAAATGTCCAAGCAGGTCAAAAAAGACAGCCGAGGAGACCCGCAAGCCTTGAAATCCACAGGAATCCACAGCGG GACATCATGTAATCTGAGGAGGCTTCAGGCCCTGCTTGCCAAAAGCAGCCCCAAACAAGAG CAGGTGTTGGGTCAAAGCAAAGCAGGCGGCAGCAGATTCCACAGCCCGCaccctcccaaagacagctatgGGGAAGCCTCCGAGCTGGAAAAATTCAG CATGACATATGGAGAGCTGATATGTTTTAACAGCCAcccgttccagaaggcttttGCAAACATTCTCACCTTACTGGTCAACAATCGCCtctgcag TGATTGGATGGAGCTGGCACCGCTCGATTGGGCCCTCAGAGTGCTGCTGTGCCTGCGTTTGCTCATCAGGGACCCTCATTATCAG AAAATGTTCCATTGTCTCCAAGGCGTCCAGTCACTTGccagg TATATGAAGTACGTTGCTGACGTGTACTTTAAATGTGGTCAACCGGGGCTGGCTGCACAATCTTTGGTCACTATGACAT ACGTATTCCAGAAGCTGTCTGCTGTGGACGATCAAAGGGTCTGGGTCATCGAGAGTGGCGTTCCCAGA ACGCTAGCGAAGCTTCTGTCCACCACAGACAGCAGCGTGCTGCTTGGAGCCCTCACGACGCTCACCACCTTGGCTGAAAG TCCAGAGTGCAGAGCTGAGATTGGCGAGATTCCCATTGTGGAGAACCTTGTGGTCATCCTACAGGACTACGACCCGTCGTTAAAGTG GATGGCCGCAGAGCTGCTGAGGGTCCTCTCTGCGGTGCCGCGCATCAGAGACGAGCTGAGGGATGCAGAGGCGGTGCCGTTGCTGCTTAGTCTGTTGCACGCCCCCCACCTCAAATTGCTGTGGAGCGtggcctgggttctggtgcaaCTCTGCCAGGATGCCCGCGCCAGGGCGGAGGTGCGCAGCTGGGGGGGCGTGCACACGCTTCTAAGGCTGCTCGGCAG TGATCGACAGTTTGTCTGCGACCGCTTGCCCATCGAGAACCTGTCGAGCGGCAACGCCAACAGCCACGTCCACAGAGAACATACACGGGAGGAGGTCGGACCTTGCGAGGTTGCCGGCAAGGCCATGGCCCTGCAGTCAG CCTGCTGCACAGCTCTGACTGAGCTCAGCCTGGAAGACTCGTGTGCTCATCACATTGTGCAG GAAAACGGAATCTATATCCTCGCCAAATTGATTTTACCACAAAAATCTGGACCCAACGCGTCATCTTTGCAG CGTTACGCATTCCGAGCACTGCGCTTTCTCTTCAGCGTGGAGAGGAACAGACATCGCTTCAAGAG GCTCTTTCCCACGGACCTTTATGAATCATTTATTGACGTGGGCCATTACATGCGGGACCTGGAGGCCTATGAGGGTCTTCAAATCAAAGTGTCACAGTATTCT GAGGAAGAGTTGGAGAGCCTGCGAGAGAGCATCATGGCTGCGGACCACAACCGGCCTGCGCTCCGGCTGATCAATGGCTACGCCGTACTGGACCACCTTGGCACTGGTGCCTTTGGGAGTGTATTGAAG GTGCAGAAGCAGAGATCTGGGAATATGGTGGCCCTGAAAGAGGTCAACCTCCGCAACCCAGTCTTCGGCAAAGACAAGAAGTCGCGAGACGGTAACGTGGAGAAGATCATCGCGGAGTTGACCATCATCAAAGAACAG ATGGCCCACCCGAACATCGTTAAGTACTACAAGACCTTCGTGCACG ACGACAAGCTGTATATTGTGATGGAACTGATTGAGGGAGTTCCTCTGCTGGAGCGATGCAACtccctgaaggagaagaagcagcGCTTCACTGAGGAACAAATCTGGAAAATCTTCATTCAG ATGTGCCTGGCCCTGCGATACCTCCACAAGGACAAACGCATCGTCCACCGCGACCTTACACCCAACAACATCATGTTGGGCGACGAGGAGAAAGTCACCATCA CCGACTTTGGCCTAGCCAAACAGAAGCAGGAGAACAGTAAGCTGACCTCGGTGGTGGGCACCATCTTGTACTCTTG TCCAGAGGTGGTGAAGAATGAACCATATGGCGAGAAGGCTGACATTTGGGCTCTGGGTTGCATTGTCTATCAGATGGCCACCTTGGAGCCGCCATTTTACAGCAACAACATGCTGTCGCTAGCCAACAAG ATAGTTGAGGCCATCTATGAGCCACTGGAAGATGGAATTTACTCTGAAAGGCTGGAGGACATGATCACATG GTGCTTGAGTCCTGACCCAGAGCGGCGTCCTGACATTGTGGCGATCGGCTCCCGGATTGCCAACCTCATGATGAGGCACATGGACGCTTTGTATGCTTCTCACTTTGCGCTGGAGAAGCGAGCCGAGCGCGACAGGAAACGGGCGCAGAGGTATTTCCTGGAAGGGCGCCGGAGCGGGAAAAGCTGCTGCCGCTCATTCCCGACTCAG AAACAAGCATTCTCAACACCTGAACTTGTGCACTTTCCGCCAAGCAACATGGAAGAGAATCTCAGTTTAG ACGATGCTTCAGATCGTGAAGAAGCAGAGAATAAAGACGAGCAAGGGCGACACTACA GATCAAAATCTGCCGCCTGCGATACACCTCATCTACCTCCATGTGG GGAGGATTTAGCGACACTGAGGGTGAAAGCAAAATCAG GAATCTGCGTCTCCCTGAGGAACCTTCGCCAGATCGAGGACCCAGTCCACAGGTTGTTGGTGCAATTGCACAAGGTGCTCTATATCACTCAG CTTCCTCCAGCCTCACGTCACAATGTCAAGAGGCGGCTTGTAGAAAGATTCAAAAAGTCGCTGTTTCAGTTTGGCAGTGACCCGCACAACCTGAAGACGGAGCTCAGCAAG CTGGTCCAGGCGTCGTGTGATTTAATGGAGTCTGGTTCCAGCAGTCCAGACTGGTGGCCTATGGTGCTTCCCTCCACCGGAGACGCTGATGAAGACTCAG GTGACATTCTGAGAGAAGGAGTCACGTATGAGCAGATGCAG GCCGTGGTCGAGGAACTGCTGGATGAGAGTGGCTACTACCGAGATGAGATTGGCAGGTGCGCTTCACCATGGCGACGAGTTGCTTTCTGTGTGGGCAGCGAGTAG